The segment tagttctttatttttaaacacaaaaattagtcagcatgaagtgaggaggacattgaagaggatggagactggaaaggcactcggtcctgtggaggtatggaagtgtctaggagaggtgacagtagagttcctgactgggttgttcaacaggatcttggtGAATGTCCCAAAGACCCGCAGGACTTACTGCAAGAAGTGCAAGAAGCACCAACCCCACAAAGTCACCCAGTACATGAAGGGAAAGGATTCCCTCTATTCCCAGGGTAAGAGGAGATATGACAGAAAGCAGAGTGGTTATGGTGGTCAGACGAAGCCCATTTTCCGAAAGAAGGCTAACACTACCAAGATAATTG is part of the Antennarius striatus isolate MH-2024 chromosome 13, ASM4005453v1, whole genome shotgun sequence genome and harbors:
- the LOC137606478 gene encoding large ribosomal subunit protein eL42-like → MKILVNVPKTRRTYCKKCKKHQPHKVTQYMKGKDSLYSQGKRRYDRKQSGYGGQTKPIFRKKANTTKIIVLRLECVEHNCRSKRMLAIKRCKHFELGGDKKRKGQVIQF